One genomic segment of Gossypium arboreum isolate Shixiya-1 chromosome 3, ASM2569848v2, whole genome shotgun sequence includes these proteins:
- the LOC108489333 gene encoding type IV inositol polyphosphate 5-phosphatase 3 isoform X1, giving the protein MRQGSKHHSERSWAEICCFGCFCIQHFWPSAFMRKLLNITPRGSDYSADTEEEDDVGSDSETEEFFECSHGRVSRFKESREEEPPSDLNDNITRIRRRRRKSETFRAQYIDSKEIRICVGTWNVGGKFPPDDLDIDDWIDIHEPADIYVLGFQEIVPLNAGNIFGAEDSRPVPKWENIIREALNRIRPAATKVKCYSDPPSPSKFEPSDDVRNLDEEISLESDSDIGEEIYPLDEEPLGFDEFNNAAESKTLFTNSGVSECNDGSKLDVPAEQDLQRQFSSPKKLDRLNCLRMEGYAENVEAPVSQQNAKFTRMLSGIQQNGKLTRILSGTERIGLSWPEPPLNLLSQHVLDRPASFKSVKSFKATKSFRTYSSFKSINDMASGIALLAGLDLESLMKRKRRSSYVRIVSKQMVGIFLTIWVRRSLRKHIQNLKVSTVGVGVMGYIGNKGSISVSMSIYQTLFCFICTHLTSGEKDGDELKRNSDVHEILRRTHFHSRSAIGLPKSIHDHEKIIWFGDLNYRLNLSYDKARDFISKREWSKLIERDQLVRELRKGRAFDGWSEGALNFAPTYKYELNSKKYYGEDPKIGRRIPAWCDRILSRGKGMRQLSYRRTEQKLSDHRPVTAIYMAEVEVFCPKKLQRALTYTNAEIENEEVEAEDFDY; this is encoded by the exons ATGAGACAAGGTTCAAAACACCATTCAGag AGAAGTTGGGCTGAAATCTGCTGTTTTGGTTGCTTCTGCATACAGCACTTTTGGCCTAGTGCTTTCATGCGGAAATTGCTCAACATCACTCCCAGAGGCTCCGATTACAGCGCTGATACTGAAGAAGAAGATGACGTTGGTTCTGATTCTGAAACCGAAG AATTCTTTGAATGTAGCCATGGAAGAGTATCAAGGTTTAAAGAGAGCAGAGAGGAGGAGCCTCCGTCTGATCTAAATG ATAATATTACAAGGATAAGGAGAAGGAGACGAAAGTCAGAGACTTTTAGGGCACAATACATAGACTCAAAGGAAATAAG AATATGCGTTGGTACCTGGAATGTTGGTGGTAAGTTTCCACCTGACGACCTAGATATTGATGACTGGATAGATATCCATGAGCCTGCTGACATCTATGTGTTAGG TTTTCAGGAGATAGTACCATTAAATGCTGGGAATATATTTGGTGCTGAAGATAGCCGCCCAGTTCCAAAGTGGGAAAACATCATTCGTGAAGCACTCAATAGAATTCGACCTGCAGCTACCAAAGTAAAATGCTATAGTGATCCCCCATCTCCATCAAAGTTTGAGCCCTCTGATGATGTCCGGAATTTAGATGAGGAGATAAGTCTTGAAAGTGATAGTGATATTGGTGAAGAAATTTATCCATTGGATGAAGAACCCCTTGGTTTTGATGAATTCAATAATGCAGCTGAAAGTAAAACATTGTTCACTAATTCTGGGGTTTCAGAGTGTAATGATGGTTCTAAACTTGATGTGCCGGCGGAGCAGGATTtacaaaggcaattttcttctcCAAAGAAGTTAGATAGACTGAATTGCTTGCGGATGGAGGGTTATGCTGAAAATGTAGAAGCCCCAGTCAGTCAACAAAATGCAAAATTTACTAGAATGCTTAGTGGGATTCAACAAAATGGAAAATTAACCAGAATTCTTAGTGGGACTGAAAGGATTGGTTTGAGCTGGCCAGAACCTCCACTAAATTTGCTATCTCAGCATGTTTTGGACAGACCAGCTTCTTTCAAATCAGTCAAATCTTTTAAAGCAACCAAGTCTTTTCGAACATATAGTTCCTTCAAGTCCATAAATGACATGGCATCAGGAATAGCTTTGCTTGCAGGCCTTGACCTTGAATCCCTCATGAAGCGGAAAAGAAGATCTTCATATGTAAGAATAGTTAGCAAGCAAATGGTGGGAATTTTCCTCACTATTTGGGTCCGTAGGAGTTTGCGCAAGCATATTCAGAATTTAAAGGTGTCTACTGTTGGTGTTGGTGTAATGGGCTACATTGGTAACAAG GGATCTATATCAGTCAGCATGTCCATATATCAAACACTTTTTTGTTTTATATGCACCCACCTGACATCAGGTGAAAAAGATGGAGACGAACTGAAAAGAAATTCTGATGTGCATGAAATACTTAGACGAACTCATTTTCATTCTCGTTCTGCAATTGGACTTCCCAAAAGCATTCATGATCATGA aaaaataatttggtttggtGATTTAAATTACCGACTCAACCTGTCATATGATAAAGCACGAGATTTCATCTCCAAGAGGGAGTGGTCCAAATTGATTGAGAGAGACCAG CTTGTACGAGAACTGCGAAAAGGTCGTGCATTTGATGGATGGTCTGAGGGTGCTTTAAATTTTGCTCCAACATACAAATATGAGTTAAATTCAAAGAAGTACTACGGAGAAGATCCCAAGATTGGGAGACGAATTCCTGCATG GTGTGACCGCATCCTTTCACGTGGTAAAGGAATGAGGCAACTAAGTTATAGGAGGACTGAGCAAAAACTTTCTGATCACCGCCCTGTTACTGCTATATATATGGCTGAGGTTGAGGTATTTTGTCCGAAGAAACTACAGCGCGCACTCACCTATACCAATGCTGAAATTGAAAATGAGGAAGTTGAAGCAGAGGATTTTGACTACTGA
- the LOC108489333 gene encoding type IV inositol polyphosphate 5-phosphatase 3 isoform X2: MRQGSKHHSEHFWPSAFMRKLLNITPRGSDYSADTEEEDDVGSDSETEEFFECSHGRVSRFKESREEEPPSDLNDNITRIRRRRRKSETFRAQYIDSKEIRICVGTWNVGGKFPPDDLDIDDWIDIHEPADIYVLGFQEIVPLNAGNIFGAEDSRPVPKWENIIREALNRIRPAATKVKCYSDPPSPSKFEPSDDVRNLDEEISLESDSDIGEEIYPLDEEPLGFDEFNNAAESKTLFTNSGVSECNDGSKLDVPAEQDLQRQFSSPKKLDRLNCLRMEGYAENVEAPVSQQNAKFTRMLSGIQQNGKLTRILSGTERIGLSWPEPPLNLLSQHVLDRPASFKSVKSFKATKSFRTYSSFKSINDMASGIALLAGLDLESLMKRKRRSSYVRIVSKQMVGIFLTIWVRRSLRKHIQNLKVSTVGVGVMGYIGNKGSISVSMSIYQTLFCFICTHLTSGEKDGDELKRNSDVHEILRRTHFHSRSAIGLPKSIHDHEKIIWFGDLNYRLNLSYDKARDFISKREWSKLIERDQLVRELRKGRAFDGWSEGALNFAPTYKYELNSKKYYGEDPKIGRRIPAWCDRILSRGKGMRQLSYRRTEQKLSDHRPVTAIYMAEVEVFCPKKLQRALTYTNAEIENEEVEAEDFDY; this comes from the exons ATGAGACAAGGTTCAAAACACCATTCAGag CACTTTTGGCCTAGTGCTTTCATGCGGAAATTGCTCAACATCACTCCCAGAGGCTCCGATTACAGCGCTGATACTGAAGAAGAAGATGACGTTGGTTCTGATTCTGAAACCGAAG AATTCTTTGAATGTAGCCATGGAAGAGTATCAAGGTTTAAAGAGAGCAGAGAGGAGGAGCCTCCGTCTGATCTAAATG ATAATATTACAAGGATAAGGAGAAGGAGACGAAAGTCAGAGACTTTTAGGGCACAATACATAGACTCAAAGGAAATAAG AATATGCGTTGGTACCTGGAATGTTGGTGGTAAGTTTCCACCTGACGACCTAGATATTGATGACTGGATAGATATCCATGAGCCTGCTGACATCTATGTGTTAGG TTTTCAGGAGATAGTACCATTAAATGCTGGGAATATATTTGGTGCTGAAGATAGCCGCCCAGTTCCAAAGTGGGAAAACATCATTCGTGAAGCACTCAATAGAATTCGACCTGCAGCTACCAAAGTAAAATGCTATAGTGATCCCCCATCTCCATCAAAGTTTGAGCCCTCTGATGATGTCCGGAATTTAGATGAGGAGATAAGTCTTGAAAGTGATAGTGATATTGGTGAAGAAATTTATCCATTGGATGAAGAACCCCTTGGTTTTGATGAATTCAATAATGCAGCTGAAAGTAAAACATTGTTCACTAATTCTGGGGTTTCAGAGTGTAATGATGGTTCTAAACTTGATGTGCCGGCGGAGCAGGATTtacaaaggcaattttcttctcCAAAGAAGTTAGATAGACTGAATTGCTTGCGGATGGAGGGTTATGCTGAAAATGTAGAAGCCCCAGTCAGTCAACAAAATGCAAAATTTACTAGAATGCTTAGTGGGATTCAACAAAATGGAAAATTAACCAGAATTCTTAGTGGGACTGAAAGGATTGGTTTGAGCTGGCCAGAACCTCCACTAAATTTGCTATCTCAGCATGTTTTGGACAGACCAGCTTCTTTCAAATCAGTCAAATCTTTTAAAGCAACCAAGTCTTTTCGAACATATAGTTCCTTCAAGTCCATAAATGACATGGCATCAGGAATAGCTTTGCTTGCAGGCCTTGACCTTGAATCCCTCATGAAGCGGAAAAGAAGATCTTCATATGTAAGAATAGTTAGCAAGCAAATGGTGGGAATTTTCCTCACTATTTGGGTCCGTAGGAGTTTGCGCAAGCATATTCAGAATTTAAAGGTGTCTACTGTTGGTGTTGGTGTAATGGGCTACATTGGTAACAAG GGATCTATATCAGTCAGCATGTCCATATATCAAACACTTTTTTGTTTTATATGCACCCACCTGACATCAGGTGAAAAAGATGGAGACGAACTGAAAAGAAATTCTGATGTGCATGAAATACTTAGACGAACTCATTTTCATTCTCGTTCTGCAATTGGACTTCCCAAAAGCATTCATGATCATGA aaaaataatttggtttggtGATTTAAATTACCGACTCAACCTGTCATATGATAAAGCACGAGATTTCATCTCCAAGAGGGAGTGGTCCAAATTGATTGAGAGAGACCAG CTTGTACGAGAACTGCGAAAAGGTCGTGCATTTGATGGATGGTCTGAGGGTGCTTTAAATTTTGCTCCAACATACAAATATGAGTTAAATTCAAAGAAGTACTACGGAGAAGATCCCAAGATTGGGAGACGAATTCCTGCATG GTGTGACCGCATCCTTTCACGTGGTAAAGGAATGAGGCAACTAAGTTATAGGAGGACTGAGCAAAAACTTTCTGATCACCGCCCTGTTACTGCTATATATATGGCTGAGGTTGAGGTATTTTGTCCGAAGAAACTACAGCGCGCACTCACCTATACCAATGCTGAAATTGAAAATGAGGAAGTTGAAGCAGAGGATTTTGACTACTGA
- the LOC108489333 gene encoding type IV inositol polyphosphate 5-phosphatase 3 isoform X3, translating to MRQGSKHHSERSWAEICCFGCFCIQHFWPSAFMRKLLNITPRGSDYSADTEEEDDVGSDSETEEFFECSHGRVSRFKESREEEPPSDLNDNITRIRRRRRKSETFRAQYIDSKEIRICVGTWNVGGKFPPDDLDIDDWIDIHEPADIYVLGFQEIVPLNAGNIFGAEDSRPVPKWENIIREALNRIRPAATKVKCYSDPPSPSKFEPSDDVRNLDEEISLESDSDIGEEIYPLDEEPLGFDEFNNAAESKTLFTNSGVSECNDGSKLDVPAEQDLQRQFSSPKKLDRLNCLRMEGYAENVEAPVSQQNAKFTRMLSGIQQNGKLTRILSGTERIGLSWPEPPLNLLSQHVLDRPASFKSVKSFKATKSFRTYSSFKSINDMASGIALLAGLDLESLMKRKRRSSYVRIVSKQMVGIFLTIWVRRSLRKHIQNLKVSTVGVGVMGYIGNKGSISVSMSIYQTLFCFICTHLTSGEKDGDELKRNSDVHEILRRTHFHSRSAIGLPKSIHDHDLYENCEKVVHLMDGLRVL from the exons ATGAGACAAGGTTCAAAACACCATTCAGag AGAAGTTGGGCTGAAATCTGCTGTTTTGGTTGCTTCTGCATACAGCACTTTTGGCCTAGTGCTTTCATGCGGAAATTGCTCAACATCACTCCCAGAGGCTCCGATTACAGCGCTGATACTGAAGAAGAAGATGACGTTGGTTCTGATTCTGAAACCGAAG AATTCTTTGAATGTAGCCATGGAAGAGTATCAAGGTTTAAAGAGAGCAGAGAGGAGGAGCCTCCGTCTGATCTAAATG ATAATATTACAAGGATAAGGAGAAGGAGACGAAAGTCAGAGACTTTTAGGGCACAATACATAGACTCAAAGGAAATAAG AATATGCGTTGGTACCTGGAATGTTGGTGGTAAGTTTCCACCTGACGACCTAGATATTGATGACTGGATAGATATCCATGAGCCTGCTGACATCTATGTGTTAGG TTTTCAGGAGATAGTACCATTAAATGCTGGGAATATATTTGGTGCTGAAGATAGCCGCCCAGTTCCAAAGTGGGAAAACATCATTCGTGAAGCACTCAATAGAATTCGACCTGCAGCTACCAAAGTAAAATGCTATAGTGATCCCCCATCTCCATCAAAGTTTGAGCCCTCTGATGATGTCCGGAATTTAGATGAGGAGATAAGTCTTGAAAGTGATAGTGATATTGGTGAAGAAATTTATCCATTGGATGAAGAACCCCTTGGTTTTGATGAATTCAATAATGCAGCTGAAAGTAAAACATTGTTCACTAATTCTGGGGTTTCAGAGTGTAATGATGGTTCTAAACTTGATGTGCCGGCGGAGCAGGATTtacaaaggcaattttcttctcCAAAGAAGTTAGATAGACTGAATTGCTTGCGGATGGAGGGTTATGCTGAAAATGTAGAAGCCCCAGTCAGTCAACAAAATGCAAAATTTACTAGAATGCTTAGTGGGATTCAACAAAATGGAAAATTAACCAGAATTCTTAGTGGGACTGAAAGGATTGGTTTGAGCTGGCCAGAACCTCCACTAAATTTGCTATCTCAGCATGTTTTGGACAGACCAGCTTCTTTCAAATCAGTCAAATCTTTTAAAGCAACCAAGTCTTTTCGAACATATAGTTCCTTCAAGTCCATAAATGACATGGCATCAGGAATAGCTTTGCTTGCAGGCCTTGACCTTGAATCCCTCATGAAGCGGAAAAGAAGATCTTCATATGTAAGAATAGTTAGCAAGCAAATGGTGGGAATTTTCCTCACTATTTGGGTCCGTAGGAGTTTGCGCAAGCATATTCAGAATTTAAAGGTGTCTACTGTTGGTGTTGGTGTAATGGGCTACATTGGTAACAAG GGATCTATATCAGTCAGCATGTCCATATATCAAACACTTTTTTGTTTTATATGCACCCACCTGACATCAGGTGAAAAAGATGGAGACGAACTGAAAAGAAATTCTGATGTGCATGAAATACTTAGACGAACTCATTTTCATTCTCGTTCTGCAATTGGACTTCCCAAAAGCATTCATGATCATGA CTTGTACGAGAACTGCGAAAAGGTCGTGCATTTGATGGATGGTCTGAGGGTGCTTTAA